The Silene latifolia isolate original U9 population chromosome Y, ASM4854445v1, whole genome shotgun sequence sequence tgaaggggcggagtgagacccgctaattgtctcatatcggttatattattaggatagtttaaataaaggtctagtttttgtcacctctttactcgggacgagtaaaggttcggtttggggatatttgatgtgaacattatttgcgcacatttagtcccctaattgagcctattttacatactattataacattctttggccattttatccgtcaaaaccttcctatttgcttttctatcgcatttcatatgttttgtagaaaaggagataataaggcggaaattcccgtctttcgtgcatatttggaagcttattgatgatattagatgggcTAGTATAAagaagaggcaagaatgatgaccaatgatgtgggaataaagagtatatagaagggtcataaggtttaaagcaaggaggaaaagcaaggaagccattcatgaagaaaattgctcggaacgcaaaccaagagttgctcctttggctctgaaaatatgctagatgtaacggcgtcgaaaaaacaagcgatctaggcttttgaatcactccaataggagtccgggtgagaaaatgacgtccgttttacaatccgaggtcaaacaaagaagctgttcaggaatccgcgcgtcccgagctgaagacgctcgtcttccctacaatccgctcggattgctccaaatccgctcggattccctctctttttgcccgagcgtcttgctccaaatccgcccgtcttcccctgctacaatccgagcgtcccgaggctaatccgctcggattcctttccagcgattttcgtgttcttcaagctccgtgaaagactcccttcctccgaaaaataccggctcctccctgctctaaactcaaaagtgtaattactaaattagccttagttaaccctaaatgcatccacctaatttccactataaataccccatttgtaataatcaaagaatCAAGTTTTATTGGGGgatccttttatcaagtttttagagtagaaaatccttctttagactagattaggagtagattagaatagattactttttaatctttccacaaatctcacattaatctctccttaattattgttcaagtttattattcaagtttattattgggtaattgaagattattgggttattattggaggattgacaacccttcatcaatcaatcaagtttcttctattattctttgctttattatttggatcatctcaagtttggtacaattcctttacccttttatctttattgttcatttcttcattccattatcatgtttatacttgttgtgatgattgacaccattaatgacatgtttcccatgataatgaatgagtagtctcttagctaggattagtgggtaattaagggaaaccaacatgggattgattcatgcttaatctaatatgttcacatgattaaattgcttgcttgttgtgatgtcaactttatgcacatgttatgtttgatgaaatgctaagcctatgaatccttgcatttttaccatctcttatctactcaacttgactcgtaagatataacccaactcgagtcttgttagaccatgcatagaagttgattaggaggaaagtaagtcgacttgtaggtgttgtacaatctaatcgattgactccggacccaactcttcctaagaaccgtaagatataacccaactcggttcctccacaacattaattgcttgcttatgattgtaaacatgtttgtatgatcaacaccatgaatcccctatgaccccatgatatcctagcacttttaatcatttgtttacatctttccttttgttgcttgttttactccattgcttgcattagtctagaacacaactacaaactcaaacaaattgtgacactagcataaattgagatagatagacttagaacccaaagcacaccgtcccatggatcgacctcgacttaccgctaactagttgtatgttgagtattataaatgtgtttgattggatgagtgacgacatcaaccggatcaaCACACCAATTATATTTTCAGATACGTCAAAATCATTTGCATACTCAAGTATGATATTTCACTTTTCAATTGAACACCTGACTGTTCATTAGTTTCAGGATTCCACATATTCAACTTCGAATCATCGTTTATTAACACACGGGTTTTTATCTACTCAGAATACTAGTAGATACGCTTTTCACGTAAAATATATGCAACAATCATGTTAACATATATGCTTTTTTTAGTTTTCACTTAAACTCACCAATACATGTATCCGTTTTTGTCGTTGGAAAATTAGACGTCATGcaatattaattttgtcaatCTATTGAACTTTGACATGTAAGTTCATCGTTTACGCTATTTATTTTCATATATAATACTGCCAGGTACGCTTCTAATGTAAAAGATGTGCACCAATCGTGTTATTATACACGCGCTTTTATTTTCACACAACTGAAATTATCAGTTAATGGAAACTAGCTGTCCGTTCATGTTTATCAATTCATCATAGCTATAACAAAAATACACAATAACTCTTCCTATCAAAACCTATTAATGATCATCCATGTATTGTATAGGTTAAAATGTATAGTTTCCATTCACAACTCCGATAGATACACTTTAAGCCTTGACAGATGCACATATAATACTTGAAGTTACGCTCATAAATcataacaaaaatcaaaataaaaaatgtTCAATAATCCCATATAACAGCTCAATAAATGAAGTCTCAAAAACAGCTCAAAAAATGAAGTCTCAAATCCTCCCGCCATTATtcattatatttgtgtatgtgaTCCGCAACTCTTTTTGTTCATTCCTGAAACGAAAAAAGGCTATAAAACATTAAAAGTTATAAATTTGATTAGATACAACAATACTATTCCTTAATTATGTACCAACTAAACAAATTCAATCGGCCATCAGTATTCTCTAATAATGAATGCACCAAAATTAATAGCGTACCTGTATCATGGAATCATACTCTCCCAGGACAATTCCGACTATCATGGAATCCTAATTCTTCGCAAGCATTGCATTTCCTGGCCGCTTTCTTCTGTTCTTTTGTAGCTTTTTCCTTTTGGGACATCATTCTTTTTCCAGACCCTTTTGTTTTTGACTGAATAGGAGGTAAGACAACCACTTCCTTTGGTATTTTTGTTCCTAAGAGCATCTGAAGTTCCCTATTCTTCTTTCTCAGCCTATCACCCgtgttactactactactactacattCTCAATTTGGTTTGTGCGCTTATCTTGTCTTTAAAACCTTTCATAATGCCCAAAGAATTCATCAACATACTCAGTTTTTTGTTCAATGAGCGTCACACACGAGAACACCTCAGACCATAAGGTACCAATTTTGTGCCGTCTAACATCTAATGAGTTACAATCTTCAATTAAAGTATGTGGCACATTATTACAAATCGGCTGACATGTTGCCAATTTGCTCCACCTACTTAATGATATCGATCCGGAACATTGTCAAGGCCTTGTTCTTTCAACACGTAAAGCGCATGACGGCACAAAATTCCATGTCTCTCGAACTTTTTACAGGTGCAGTTCACTTTCATGTCGTCAGAGATAAAGTTAACATAGTAAACCTTGTCTTTTTCACGATCAATAATGGGGATGTTGTCACTGGTAGTAACCCCTAACATTTTAACACCACAAGTGAAACAAGCATCCACCCACTCGTTTTTAAATTCAGAAAACATCACTGGGGTGCAGAACTCAGAAGCGTGTTTTTCCAAAGGGTGAGGCGTTTCTAGATCAGGGAAGAAGTTTTTTGACTCGGCTATTAATTTGGACTGTTTCCATCGTTGAGCGTCCATAGCACTTTCAAACCTCATAAGAAACTCAACCAAAGTTAAGTTTGGGTTCATGAAATTACCGAAAAAGCTATTCTCGGACTCAGACCTGGATGTGGTTCTCATTAGTCCAcccataaataaatccctgaaatATGCTGGGATCCAAGAAGCCCTTTTGTCAAACATCGTATCTAACCATTCATTATCAGTCAGCCCGTACGAGGGTATAACTGCGCACCACCGTTCCTCAAACTCAGACGGTTCGATATCTTCTGCCCAAACACAGGAGCACAACTCTTTCATGAAGTTAGTTTCTCGATATAGCGTAGTTCCGATCTTGTCTGGCAGTTttttcatgatatgccacatgcaatatctgtgCTGATTTTTGTCCCCGAACACTGTTTTAACCCCTGCTCTTATGCCTCTATCTTGATCAGTAATTATGCACACAGGATACTTATTGCTCATTGCGCTCAGAAAATTCTGAAACAACCATACGAAATGCTCATCAGTCTCTTTCCTTATAAGTCCTGCTCCAAATGTCACACATTTTTTGTGATGGTCAACCCCCGTTAAAGGTGCAAATATCATTTTATACGTGTTCATATTAAACGTCGTGTCAAAAAACGTCATATCACCAAAGAGACTGTAATTCTTTATAGCTATAGGGTCAAACCAACAAACCCTAGATAGTCGACCACGATCGTCAACATCAAAATCAAAGTAGTACGAACTACACATGGCTTTTTTGTGCATGAAATTTTCAATCATCATTTGTGCGTCATACCCTTTAATAAATTTCTTCACATCCCTCCAAAAAATATTGAAGTCCTCGAGTGATGCGCCTACATTTTGATACCCTTTCACGTACTCTTTGAACATCTTAAAGCTTTGCACTGGCCCCTTATTCACCTTAGAATTCTCAACAATCATGGATTTATGTATAAGGGTTAATTCTCGTGACTCGGTCAAATGCACCACGATGTTTGGTGTTGATAGGAGGTGGGTGTGACCTTCATGAAAGTCAACAATCACatattgtcctttttcatttcttCGAAAAAAAATCTTTGCATTACATAAAATTCTAGTTCTCTGTCTCTTTTTTACCTTCTCTCTAGGCTTACTTTCTCCAAATTTACCGCACACACAAAGATTAGTCATGACAACCCCGTCTATGTTTCGTTGCGTCGACTTCCTCATTTTAAAACCAGAATTAGCAGCATAAGCCTTATAGAATTCTAGCCCATCCTCTAGTTTATCAAAGATCATACCCAAAACAGGCTTCAATTCTGGCGCACATACATGTATTCTTTCCTTCGGGTTTGTCTCGATGATTGGTGAGCCTGCATCTATGCACGCTACACAGTAGAACAGTGTGGGTATAAGCAGCGAGTTCAAATAACTGATGCACAACAAATATAATTTCCAGGTACGCTAATTTAGTCAAAAGCACAAAATCAATTAGAAAACGAAAAACCACAGAAATTAACACATAAATTTGTGCCTGATCGCTGACATATCGTATTTTTCATTACTGACTACTTAACGTAGACGTCAAGATACACCAATCACGTCTAATAATTTCGACATAGGCAGAAAGTCAAATGCTTATTATGACACGAATCGGTATACCCCTTAATTATAATTCTAGATACGCTTCTAAAAAACACAAACGCATCAACTATACTAATGGATACGCTATTCATATACGCTGGTTAATTAAGGGCGGTTTCGTTATTCTACCAGGGACGTTTTCCATATAAGGCAATTACATCAATTATACTAATATACATGCTATTGAACTAAACAGAATACTGTGTAGTGTGCATAAGAAACATGATCAGCAAGTGTAATAATCAACTCTAAAACAAATTGCATATCACATACACTAATCACCCTAAGAAGACAACCGTTTCTTATCCATCAGACTCATCAATTTATAATACCAATCAGGCTAATGAAACATGAGCAGCAAGCGTAATAATCTGTCTTCCTATGTTTAAATTAGTATGAATACGCATCAAAACGATCAATAGATACATCAATCAGACGATTTTTAATGATACGATTTATAAAAAAGGCTATCTCAACTGATTTGCAGATGTACATACCTAGATGAGATGACGACTGCACGATATCATTGCTAACAGCTGGAACAATCGCATCAATATGTTCCCCCAAATCGCTATAACCCTCAACATCCATAATTTTCTACGATTGAAATAATTCTGGAATGCCAATCGAAATCACAAAAATCGATTGTTCATGCATCAATCACACCAAATCAATCAGAAAAATATTATAACAGTACATCAATTAGATGATCAACGCCATTGATTATGATCAATTTCATCGATTTTTGGCGGCTGTAGTTTTAAGGTTTTCGCGGTATTTTCTTTGTTCTTCGAGGaaaatatttgttttgatttggggGAAAAGATTTGGAAAGTAGTGAGAGAAAGagaattttggattttttttgtcaaaacagtAAGGTTAGTCGCGCGTAGGATTTTTCGAGGTATCCGTGATATTTTTTGTTTAAAATCCTTCTATtgtaggtcgttctcaccgtttgcaccgagtgatcgttctcaccggatcccgcctatatatatatatatatatatatatatatatatatacatatatatatatatatatatatacatatatatatatatatatatacatatatatatatatatatatatatatatatatattacataTTCGTATACGTATTCGGTATTATGTATTTGTTACTAACCTCATAATATTTGTTGTTTGACTATAGAACTGTACATTGTGCAGTAAATCGGGTTTattgaagataattaacaattaCACCTTGCTTTAAAGGTTGGATTCTCCCCTACAAAGCTCCTTAATTATTCATGTTAATTTCTACTCTTACCTTGACATTTCTTAGTGTTCATTATTTCAGTCATTGTAAATTATAATTGTTCTATTGTTGTTTCCTATTGAGATCATTCTTTGTTAGCAGTTTGGTATGTATTTTATTTCAAGTTCtgattttattatatatatatttatccATAAAGATTATACTTTTAGGTTATCATatcacaaaataaagaaaaaaaattaaaaaatacaaGTTGTGGTTTTAAAAGTTCTCCATGGACTTAATTGATTTTTACTATATTATTGTCTCTAATAATAGaatattatgtaattttgttatATACGGAGTAACAGTTTTCTAATAAATCTTATTGGCTATCCGTGTCTCGGTGTGCAAGAGATTTTGATGGAGTTATATGGTAAGGAAGGACATGGTAAGATTTTGATGGAGTTGTACATTAACCTAATTATTCCTTACTAATTTACAAGTGGTTATACATGTATACTCTCAACGCCTACGTATTTATTGATGCTTGACTCGGTTCTATTCAAATTCAATTGGTTCATAAATTTAAAATCActttttaaaaataaaagaaattgtGAACCTAAAACAGTAATCGAACAAAAATAATTGTATCATAGGTGATTTATGTACGGTCGAATTGAACATATTACTTAAAATTAATTTAACCTACTATCGACACACTTAATAAAAGTGAAAACCTTTAATATTTAATACTTCCGTCATTTCAATCATTTATATACGGAATACATTGTAAAATACATGTGAGTTATATTTTCACATGTATAGAATTTATTAGAATGGAGGAAGTACCTTGAATAGATTTAAGGGAATAAAGGTATAAAGAAAAATTAAAATCGTTTTTGGGTGTACTTAGATGAGACTGGTTACATAAGAATTTAGCTTACATGATTAACACAAATCTCACATGTGAGATCTCATATCATATTGAAAAAAGAGGAGATAATTGTCTAATGCTAAGAGCTACTTAGTCATTTCTAACCAATTATCGGATCGAATGAAACCTCCTAAAATTTATAATAACAGACCAGACAACAATTGCACAAGGCTAATTCTTATCAacgtataattaattattatattatGGATGAAGTTATAGAGTTAATTTTGTAGATTATTCTTGTTGAATCAAGAGATCGATAGTATTAGATATGAAATTAGCTTTTGCACAATGATAATAACAACCGAGATTTTTCGACCTATTTTGAGTTAAATCCTGGTGCCGTTTATTTTCTAAAATGTGCTCATTATTCTGATGAAGTTATTTAATCTTAGTTAACTTATGAGAATTCTAACTCTAATTGATCGTTCACAAATATTGTCTCCTACATTTAGTTAATATGTTTTTGATAGTCTAGCTCTTACAAATATTTCAATCAGATTTtctttttcgagcgattatagagagtcctaCTTTTGCTAAAGACTTTCGAGCAATATAAGAAACTTCAACTTTCCGAACTACTATAGTATTGTGATAGACTTAATCAAAAGAGATAACTTCAATTAACTCTACACATCTTACAAAGATTAAAAACGATATGAATAGAAATACACAAAGCATCATAAAAGCTAAAATAAGTTAGCTACAAGCCGGAAAACCACATATTGCACGGACATGTTTGTCTAAGAGGATCAAAAAGTATTTTTTCTGTCTACGAATGAGCCAACAAGCAATGAAAAACATGACCCGAAGAGTCAAGACTCAAAGGCTCAAACTCCATACCACGTCTTCATCTATTTGAGGAAGAAAGTACCTTATAGAAAATTAAATTAAACGATATTATTTTTAGGCCATCACACGGGCATCTTTTCTATATAAATACAGAAATATTTCCTGCAATTCTGTGAAGCCACGTCACCAAAtccaatttttatttttattttccaacTAGTAATTGTGGGCCCAATCAATTACTTTACATCTGAATTAATTTTTTTGTGGtttatgttgtttattttttGCTTACCTCGTTTTTATAAACAAAATATTGTACGTAAATAATACGATTCTGAAATTATGCAATACAAAATAATATACAGTAAGAAGTTTAATTACAATAATTGACAAAAGTAAATATAATTACAAAAAATTACAACAATTGGTCAAAGTATATATGTTACAACAATggataaaaatcacattttttttaataaaaattattaaataaGTAATACAAATACAACTATCAATTTACTAATAAATAAAAGTATTAAAGATAAACAATTCAGttaacaaaaatatatcaaaatTGGACGTATCACTAATTATTTAATTCCAAAAATAGGGGCAAACAATTTTTGCACGGATTTAAAACTACTATCATTatattataaaataaataaagtatAAAGTATTCAGGTGTATTATCAATATTTATTTTCATATTAAACATTATATCGATGTTCCTTaaaacatacccgtgcaattttgcacagGTTAAAACTagttaaatctagtatatatataaaagtgatTTTTTTCAGGCACCGTGAAAGACTTCAACTATTTCAAAACACgtaaaatataaattaaaataaatttattatCATATTGCAAAATCTTATCAACTGTTGCACACCCACCCACCGTAGAGTTTGAAAATCAATCCGACTTTGAAAGAAACTTTAACCAATATGAGGACTCTCAACAAAGTTCTACGTGTTTCTATACTCCTATATAATGTCATGCTCTATCATAATTTCAATAAACATAAACAAACGCCATTAGCATAGAAGATCTCTATAGAGTATAAATTTTCGCCCAAACAGATATCGGCTACcaccagttaatgtattatacaacctgttgtatatacaatttatttagtgTTGTGGAactttgttacaaagttgtcgagctctattaacaaaattatcgagtcatgatacaaagttgttgagcttaacagaataattattaaactcaataactttataaaatagctcaataacttgtaaaataactcaacaactttgtgtatgagctcgataactttgacgcggttgtacataactcttatacaaccagttgtaggatagtattACTTCACGATAAATTGTTTCAATGTTAATTTTTGCTTTTTATATATCAGTCTCACATTACTTTTTATGATACACTTCTCATTCATTTATTTCATTATATATGCAGGTTACGTTTTTAAGCCCTGAACTTAGTTTGTTTTTCTCACAATTCTGATTTATTTGTAGGTAGCACATATTATGAATTTATGGAGTTATACTTATTATATCGTTAAGCATCCTTTAATTTGATGTTGATCACTTTTTTTTTCTAAACATTGAATTTAATTTATGGTCTTaatgatgttctaatatgtctTATTTATTTTATGTGTAGCTTTTGTGATGATTTTGGAGTTATAGCTCTCGAATTATTATTCTGGGTAACGTTGATTTGAATGCCTCAACATAGACGCTTAGCCGATTattacataaataaaacaattactCTGATACTTTTGATAATTATTTTTGATTGTCCACTTTGCGACTTCCGATGAAATTGCAACGTGAATGGCTCGAGTAAATTGCATAAAGATCGAGAAGAACGACTTTTTTATTATTTAAAACTAATCAAAAATAAATTGAGATCATATATATGGGAAATGGATATACGGGGCGAGTTATTCAATTCGTCCTTCTATGATCTTGGACTGGATAAGACCTACCATTGAACCTAAATTTTTATATATCAATAAAAATGATAGTATGATCCTTCATCCTGTTATTCTTTCAGTCTTTAGCCTAAACACTTTAGGGCTCATTAGTGAAAAACTCAAGATACTAATATTTTTTATACTACTCCAATTTAAACTCTAACTCCATGCACAAAACTTTCCTGATAAGATCTTGATTAATCGTTTAATTAAGAATTTTAGTTTTGATAGGATTTTGTAAAATTTGAGAAGTGTTTAGTAAATTTGATACAAAAATTAATTAGGATAAATGCATTTATGACAAGATTATAGTGTGGGAAAAGTAGTGTTCAAATGAAATACTAGCTAGAACGATATCCTTTTTATTGATAGTGtgtaaaaactaaaaaaaaagttCAATATGAGAAACCTTCATGCGAGAAAAGTATATCAAATGTTTGAGACAGCATAAGAGTTTTACAACTAAAAAAATATTAAGCAGTGCAATACATCAAAACTAGATTTCATGCTAAATATATCTCTACGGTCCATGATCATCACAAAACTTTCTAATAGTATATAATACGGACTTACAAATTACACTACGTCAAATCTgaccatcaataaggagcgtatcacaacggtttaatgcatataataacgacacttagattaccgttttaaaaatattggcggaaacctagaccgcgctaataagaataaggGTTTCTGTCGAAAACTGTTCTTactataatgtgacaacggttgtttaacaaaccgttatcaaaaacgtttaacggtttccaaaaactcgttatagaatcacccttaccaacggttgttaaacaaccgttaccagtttaagaaaacggtgtttcgaaaaccgttactaaattaacaccaacaacggtttttggtacccgttgttatgttatagctacgggtttcttgtaaccgttatcattttctattatgaaagaacggttcctCTATACCCGTTATCATTTATCATGTACGTGTTAAAAATCACCGTTGTATACTTTTTCCAATGTTTAATATTCAAccgatgcatgtatgataaataatgaaccgttgcatgcattgttttgtttgaccattattactatccgtccattattatattcacacatgcatacatattttcctataaatatcacttataatgtgatcaattaaccatattcaccaattcaaagttcaattaataatagcctataatttaattaaaaatattacacttcaatcaccatgtcgtcgtcgtcttctacaccctccgaatcacaatcaaatacccgATATGTCCAtcttattacctgtattatagacatgtagatacctcatttatgcacctcccgccaaccacccagtgatgattggccgcatgtttgatacgcgaaacgatttatgacagttcgtaagttcatcgacaagtgatagctcaaacactctagtcaacctcatggtcgtcgtCTACGcaccaatacggtcgttttgaaattagagttcatttggagtccgggtaaaaaaccgcttcattttctaagaaaccgtttaaaagcggagtcggaatgttccggaatgttctagaattctcgggatatttattcctaattaaatttaatatttttaaggaaatatcttccgtatattgtgtttcatggaataaggaagtgtatatctaccgaaattccttaaaaaatgcggaaatctttcttgatggggaggaaacctctagggaaatgacgcagcagccagcaggtgatgcgcctcttccaagggttgcagtggctgttgtgcctcttccccagccctcttttcacgcttttcagaatatttccgtgatttgtctCTGTATCCGTGTcattgtttagtataaatagagaccttcggtctccatataaTGGCACGCgaatgtccgcccttctcttctctctttccattctagaccacgcttttgctttcgacgcctacgtgcttgatcaatcgaccacgtaggctcagatcattctgagtcccagtcacgttgcatagaccgaccaatttgaccaactccaccataatcaatttaatcaatcaattttttaaatcctttaacaagggcactttccacgcatattcgagtcgagcaatgaTACGTGcgttttgtatagtctttttagcctatttttgcacgtatttccatgtactcttgtactgtttatattgcattatgccccgaaatggctactttggttcgtcttgtctattttgcaggaatgaacgtgaaagtagtgaAATTGTACCActttcgtcctgttttgcatacattttgaggagacggtATTTTCAgagcgagatactgcattgggatgcgtgaaggaatggtctatgAAGCATTCGGCTACGAGTTTGGCGCTGTTTCGG is a genomic window containing:
- the LOC141632831 gene encoding protein FAR1-RELATED SEQUENCE 5-like, which codes for MDVEGYSDLGEHIDAIVPAVSNDIVQSSSHLACIDAGSPIIETNPKERIHVCAPELKPVLGMIFDKLEDGLEFYKAYAANSGFKMRKSTQRNIDGVVMTNLCVCGKFGESKPREKVKKRQRTRILCNAKIFFRRNEKGQYVIVDFHEGHTHLLSTPNIVVHLTESRELTLIHKSMIVENSKVNKGPVQSFKMFKEYVKGYQNVGASLEDFNIFWRDVKKFIKGYDAQMMIENFMHKKAMCSSYYFDFDVDDRGRLSRVCWFDPIAIKNYSLFGDMTFFDTTFNMNTYKMIFAPLTGVDHHKKCVTFGAGLIRKETDEHFVWLFQNFLSAMSNKYPVCIITDQDRGIRAGVKTVFGDKNQHRYCMWHIMKKLPDKIGTTLYRETNFMKELCSCVWAEDIEPSEFEERWCAVIPSYGLTDNEWLDTMFDKRASWIPAYFRDLFMGGLMRTTSRSESENSFFGNFMNPNLTLVEFLMRFESAMDAQRWKQSKLIAESKNFFPDLETPHPLEKHASEFCTPVMFSEFKNEWVDACFTCGVKMLGVTTSDNIPIIDREKDKVYYVNFISDDMKVNCTCKKFERHGILCRHALYVLKEQGLDNVPDRYH